A portion of the Chromobacterium sp. IIBBL 290-4 genome contains these proteins:
- the hisI gene encoding phosphoribosyl-AMP cyclohydrolase, with protein MQVSSASASWLDEVKWDDKGLVTAIAQDAASGRVLMVAWMNRESLGLTAETGVAHYFSRSRQKLWKKGEESGHLQTVKELRLDCDGDVIVMQIEQNGGIACHTGRESCFYRRFEQGGWVTVDPVLKDPNQIYPA; from the coding sequence ATGCAAGTGAGCAGTGCGAGCGCGTCCTGGCTGGACGAAGTGAAATGGGACGACAAGGGCCTGGTGACCGCCATCGCCCAGGATGCCGCCAGCGGGCGGGTGCTGATGGTGGCCTGGATGAACCGCGAAAGCCTGGGCCTGACCGCCGAGACCGGCGTCGCCCACTATTTCAGCCGCTCGCGGCAGAAACTGTGGAAGAAGGGCGAAGAGTCCGGCCATCTGCAAACGGTGAAGGAGTTGCGCCTTGACTGCGACGGCGACGTCATCGTGATGCAGATCGAACAAAATGGCGGCATTGCCTGTCATACCGGACGGGAGAGCTGTTTCTACCGCCGTTTCGAACAGGGCGGCTGGGTCACGGTGGACCCGGTGCTGAAAGACCCGAACCAGATCTACCCGGCCTGA
- the hisC gene encoding histidinol-phosphate transaminase — MKLTTEQLIRPEVAAIGAYHVADAQGFIKLDAMENPWPLPIDLQHELAGELAQVALNRYPDANGGGLKDDLRAAFAIPAAADIVLGNGSDELITLVTQALARPGAKLLALEPSFVMYKMNALFSGLQYVAVPLREDFTLDLSATLAAIEREQPAVVFVSYPNNPTGPRYARDEVMAICRAAPGLVVVDEAYQSFASDSFMDLSGELDNLLVMRTLSKLGLAGIRLGYAAASPAWIEQLNKVRPPYNVNVLTLAAAKFALKHLEVFNRQAAELRAERGRLFDALAAVPALTVFPSEANFLTVRAPDAPALYQHLKASGILIKQLHGSHPLLANCLRLTVGSPDENAALLSAIQRFFA; from the coding sequence ATGAAACTGACGACAGAACAATTGATCCGCCCCGAAGTCGCCGCCATCGGCGCTTATCACGTCGCCGATGCCCAGGGCTTCATCAAGCTGGACGCGATGGAAAACCCGTGGCCGCTGCCTATCGATCTGCAGCATGAGCTGGCGGGAGAGCTGGCCCAGGTGGCCCTGAACCGTTATCCGGACGCCAACGGCGGCGGTTTGAAGGATGATTTGCGCGCCGCTTTCGCCATTCCGGCCGCGGCGGACATCGTGCTCGGCAATGGCTCGGACGAGCTGATCACCCTGGTCACCCAGGCGCTGGCGCGCCCCGGCGCCAAGCTGCTGGCGTTGGAGCCGTCCTTCGTGATGTACAAGATGAACGCGCTGTTCTCCGGCCTGCAGTATGTAGCCGTGCCGCTGCGCGAGGACTTCACGCTGGATCTGTCGGCTACGCTCGCCGCCATCGAGCGCGAACAGCCGGCGGTGGTGTTCGTGTCCTACCCCAATAATCCTACCGGTCCGCGCTACGCCCGCGACGAGGTGATGGCCATCTGCCGCGCCGCGCCGGGGTTGGTAGTGGTGGACGAGGCCTACCAGAGCTTCGCCTCCGACAGCTTCATGGATCTGTCCGGCGAGTTGGACAATCTGTTGGTGATGCGCACGCTGTCCAAGCTGGGCCTGGCCGGCATCCGCCTCGGTTACGCCGCGGCCAGTCCGGCCTGGATAGAGCAGTTGAACAAGGTGCGGCCGCCGTACAACGTCAATGTGCTGACCCTCGCCGCCGCGAAGTTCGCGCTGAAGCATCTGGAGGTGTTCAATCGCCAGGCAGCCGAGTTGCGCGCCGAACGCGGCCGCTTGTTCGATGCCTTGGCGGCGGTGCCGGCCTTGACGGTGTTTCCGTCCGAAGCCAATTTTCTCACCGTCCGCGCGCCGGACGCGCCGGCGTTGTATCAGCACCTGAAGGCGTCCGGCATCCTGATCAAGCAGCTGCACGGCAGCCATCCGCTGCTGGCAAACTGCCTGCGCCTGACCGTGGGCAGCCCGGACGAAAACGCCGCGCTGCTGTCCGCCATCCAACGTTTTTTCGCTTGA
- the hisB gene encoding imidazoleglycerol-phosphate dehydratase HisB encodes MRTATVTRNTLETQITVSLNLDGAGVGRFETGVPFLDHMMDQIARHGLIDLDVKAVGDLHIDAHHTVEDIGITLGQAFAKAIGDKKGIRRYGHAYVPLDEALSRVVIDLSGRPGLVYNVDYTRASIGQFDVDLFSEFFHGFVNHSMTTLHIDNLRGHNSHHQAETIFKAFGRALRMACEHDERMAGIMPSTKGTLSA; translated from the coding sequence ATGAGAACCGCAACTGTCACCCGCAACACGCTGGAAACCCAGATCACCGTCAGCCTGAACCTGGACGGCGCCGGCGTCGGCCGCTTTGAAACCGGCGTGCCCTTCCTCGACCACATGATGGACCAGATCGCGCGCCACGGCTTGATCGACCTGGACGTCAAGGCGGTGGGCGACCTGCACATCGACGCCCACCACACGGTGGAAGACATCGGCATCACGCTGGGCCAGGCCTTCGCCAAGGCCATAGGCGACAAGAAGGGCATCCGCCGCTATGGCCACGCCTATGTGCCGCTGGATGAGGCCTTGAGCCGGGTGGTGATCGATCTGTCCGGCCGCCCCGGCCTGGTTTACAACGTTGATTACACCCGCGCCAGCATCGGCCAGTTCGACGTGGATTTGTTCTCCGAATTTTTCCACGGCTTCGTCAACCACAGCATGACGACGCTGCATATCGACAATCTGCGCGGCCATAACAGCCATCACCAGGCCGAAACCATCTTCAAGGCTTTCGGCCGCGCGCTGCGCATGGCCTGTGAGCACGACGAGCGGATGGCCGGCATCATGCCGTCCACCAAAGGGACGCTGAGCGCATGA
- a CDS encoding flagellar brake protein, which produces MSNDSTMGSAAGAPPSLDLAKFTLTSVAEIAQHLAAIAKNGHMVTVFANKGKNFILTRLLDVDYQTGLFTFDWGADEETNSQVLQSERNVFVCSPEGVKTQFVTGQVSRVMKDGRPAFLGKLPEQVIKLQRREFFRIQTPLGAPIFCHIADYGQRAIDLALFDISLGGMSLWLPGVATQGFDIGQQYLKCTLELKPFGVLNLGLEVRHRLTARMRNGNEAMRIGCSYLHLSPQMETLIQRYVGYLERERRALLG; this is translated from the coding sequence GTGAGCAACGACAGCACAATGGGCAGCGCGGCGGGGGCTCCGCCGTCGCTTGACCTCGCCAAGTTCACTTTGACCTCGGTCGCCGAGATCGCCCAGCATTTGGCCGCCATCGCCAAGAACGGCCATATGGTGACGGTTTTCGCCAACAAGGGTAAGAATTTCATTCTGACCCGGCTGCTGGATGTCGATTATCAGACCGGTTTGTTCACGTTTGACTGGGGCGCGGACGAAGAAACCAACAGCCAGGTGCTGCAGAGTGAGCGCAATGTCTTCGTCTGCTCGCCGGAAGGGGTGAAAACCCAATTCGTCACCGGCCAGGTCAGCCGCGTCATGAAGGACGGCAGGCCCGCTTTTCTCGGCAAGCTGCCCGAGCAGGTGATCAAGTTGCAGCGGCGCGAGTTTTTCCGCATCCAGACCCCGTTGGGCGCGCCGATTTTCTGCCATATCGCCGATTACGGCCAGCGAGCGATCGATCTGGCGCTGTTCGACATCAGCCTGGGCGGCATGAGCTTGTGGCTGCCGGGCGTGGCGACGCAGGGCTTCGATATCGGCCAGCAGTATTTGAAATGCACGCTGGAGCTCAAGCCTTTCGGCGTGCTCAATCTGGGCTTGGAGGTGCGGCATAGGCTGACCGCGCGCATGCGCAACGGCAATGAGGCGATGCGCATCGGTTGCTCCTACCTCCACCTGAGTCCGCAGATGGAAACGCTGATCCAGCGCTACGTCGGCTACCTCGAGCGCGAACGTCGCGCCTTGCTGGGCTAA
- a CDS encoding SCO family protein, whose product MSKILQFLAALLCAAMLSSCAQKIDFKGTAIDDDSMGGNFSLTDHQGKPRKLDEFQGKVVALFFGYTHCPDVCPTTMLEYSSVMKQLGADGDKVQVLFVSVDPERDTPQILAGYVPHFDKRFIGLTGKPEQIEQVKKQYKVVAQKVPTPGGGYSVDHSAGSYLLDQKGKLRVFEAYGTPAANLAYDIRQLLR is encoded by the coding sequence ATGTCGAAGATATTGCAATTCCTGGCTGCGCTGCTGTGCGCGGCGATGCTGTCCTCCTGCGCGCAGAAGATCGATTTCAAAGGCACGGCGATAGACGATGACTCCATGGGCGGGAATTTCTCGCTGACCGATCATCAAGGCAAGCCGCGCAAACTGGACGAATTCCAAGGCAAGGTGGTGGCCCTGTTCTTTGGCTATACCCACTGTCCGGACGTGTGCCCGACTACCATGCTGGAATATTCATCGGTGATGAAGCAACTGGGCGCGGATGGCGACAAGGTGCAGGTGTTGTTCGTCAGCGTGGACCCGGAGCGCGATACGCCGCAAATCCTGGCGGGCTATGTTCCGCATTTCGACAAGCGATTCATCGGCCTGACCGGCAAGCCGGAACAGATCGAACAGGTCAAAAAACAATATAAAGTGGTTGCGCAGAAGGTGCCGACGCCCGGCGGCGGTTATAGCGTGGACCATAGCGCCGGCTCGTATTTGCTGGATCAGAAAGGCAAGTTGAGGGTGTTCGAGGCCTATGGCACGCCGGCCGCCAACCTTGCTTATGATATTAGGCAGCTGTTGCGCTAA
- the hisH gene encoding imidazole glycerol phosphate synthase subunit HisH has protein sequence MKVAVIDYGMGNLHSVLKSLQAVNENGADIFLTRDPEAVVKADKVVFPGQGAMPDCMRELNRHGLADAVRETTQSKPFFGICVGAQLLFQHSEEGDTAGLGLFPGKVVRFADNLVAAEERLKVPHMGWNQVYQAKSHPLFAGIADGERFYFVHSYHFAPSDAALTLAESDYPERFACIVGRGNIFATQFHTEKSHHAGLQMMKNFLAWDGNV, from the coding sequence ATGAAAGTCGCAGTCATCGACTACGGCATGGGCAATCTGCACTCGGTGCTGAAGTCCCTGCAGGCCGTCAACGAAAACGGCGCCGATATTTTCCTCACCCGCGATCCGGAAGCGGTGGTGAAGGCCGACAAGGTGGTCTTCCCCGGCCAGGGCGCGATGCCGGATTGCATGCGCGAGCTGAACCGCCACGGCCTGGCCGACGCGGTCCGTGAAACTACGCAGAGCAAACCGTTTTTTGGAATCTGCGTCGGCGCGCAACTATTGTTCCAACATAGCGAGGAGGGCGATACCGCCGGCCTGGGCCTGTTTCCGGGCAAGGTCGTGCGCTTCGCCGACAACCTCGTCGCCGCAGAGGAACGCCTCAAGGTGCCGCATATGGGCTGGAACCAGGTCTACCAGGCCAAATCCCATCCCCTGTTCGCCGGCATCGCCGACGGCGAGCGTTTCTATTTCGTGCACAGCTACCATTTCGCGCCGTCCGACGCGGCGCTGACGCTTGCGGAAAGCGACTATCCAGAGCGTTTTGCCTGTATCGTCGGGCGTGGCAATATATTCGCCACGCAGTTTCACACTGAAAAGAGCCACCACGCCGGACTTCAGATGATGAAGAACTTCCTGGCCTGGGACGGCAATGTTTAA
- a CDS encoding phosphoribosyl-ATP diphosphatase, producing MTPDVLKSIADTLEARREAAPQSSYVASLFHKGEDAILKKVAEEAAETLMASKDKDKLHLVREVADLWFHSMVLLAYHGLRPEDVVMELHRREGISGLDEKASRKTS from the coding sequence ATGACCCCGGATGTGTTGAAAAGCATCGCCGATACGCTGGAAGCCCGGCGCGAGGCCGCGCCGCAATCGTCCTATGTCGCCTCGCTGTTCCACAAGGGCGAGGACGCCATCCTGAAAAAGGTGGCGGAAGAGGCGGCCGAGACGCTGATGGCGTCCAAGGACAAGGACAAGCTGCACCTGGTGCGCGAAGTGGCCGACCTGTGGTTCCATTCCATGGTGCTGTTGGCATATCATGGCCTGCGTCCGGAAGACGTGGTGATGGAGCTGCATCGCCGCGAAGGCATTTCCGGGCTGGACGAGAAAGCCTCGCGCAAAACCTCTTGA
- a CDS encoding VOC family protein — protein sequence MSRVDPGIAGLNHLCLSVPDLAAAKAFYDAAMPAMGWRAAGPTAFAAGNYEIYLQQSQVDGAGFIRHGVGLQHLAFNAPSRQAVDALHALLLEIGARVTDAPAEYPHYSDGYYAVFFQDSGGIALEFCHTPNMSL from the coding sequence ATGAGCCGGGTCGATCCCGGCATCGCCGGACTCAACCACCTGTGCCTGTCGGTGCCGGATCTGGCGGCGGCGAAGGCCTTCTACGATGCCGCGATGCCGGCGATGGGCTGGCGCGCGGCAGGGCCGACCGCCTTTGCCGCCGGCAACTATGAAATCTATCTGCAGCAGAGCCAGGTGGACGGCGCGGGCTTCATCCGCCATGGCGTCGGCCTGCAGCACCTGGCTTTCAACGCGCCCAGCCGGCAGGCGGTCGACGCGCTGCATGCGCTGCTGCTGGAGATCGGCGCGCGCGTCACCGACGCGCCGGCCGAGTATCCGCATTACAGCGACGGCTACTACGCCGTCTTTTTCCAGGATTCCGGCGGCATCGCGCTGGAGTTCTGCCACACCCCGAACATGAGCTTGTAG
- the hisA gene encoding 1-(5-phosphoribosyl)-5-[(5-phosphoribosylamino)methylideneamino]imidazole-4-carboxamide isomerase encodes MLLIPAIDLKDGQCVRLRQGAMDDATIFSDDPVKVAAHWRDQGARRLHLVDLNGAFAGKPKNLSVIRDILGEVGKDMPVQLGGGIRDLDTIEAYLDMGLSYVIIGTAAVKTPGFLHDACDAFPGQVIVGLDAKDGMVAIDGWAKITNHNVIDLAKRFEDYGVNSVIYTDIGRDGMMTGVNIEATVKLAQALTIPVIASGGLTNLDDIRALCAVESEGVEGAVTGRAIYEGSIDFAAAQTLADELAG; translated from the coding sequence ATGCTGCTGATACCCGCGATAGACCTGAAAGACGGTCAATGCGTACGCCTGAGACAGGGCGCGATGGACGACGCCACCATCTTCTCCGACGACCCGGTCAAAGTTGCCGCCCATTGGCGCGACCAAGGCGCGAGACGCCTGCATCTGGTTGACCTGAACGGCGCTTTCGCCGGCAAACCCAAGAACCTGTCGGTGATCCGCGACATTCTCGGCGAAGTCGGGAAAGACATGCCGGTGCAACTGGGCGGCGGCATCCGCGACCTGGACACCATCGAGGCCTACCTCGACATGGGCTTGTCCTACGTCATCATCGGCACCGCCGCCGTCAAGACGCCGGGCTTTTTGCACGACGCCTGCGACGCCTTCCCCGGCCAGGTCATCGTCGGCCTGGACGCCAAGGACGGCATGGTGGCGATCGACGGCTGGGCCAAGATCACCAACCATAATGTGATCGATCTGGCCAAGCGCTTCGAGGACTACGGCGTCAACTCGGTGATCTACACCGACATCGGCCGCGACGGCATGATGACCGGCGTCAACATCGAAGCCACCGTCAAGCTGGCCCAGGCGTTGACCATTCCGGTGATCGCCTCCGGCGGCCTGACCAACCTCGACGACATCCGCGCCTTGTGCGCGGTGGAGAGCGAGGGCGTGGAGGGCGCCGTCACCGGCCGCGCCATCTACGAAGGCAGCATCGATTTCGCCGCCGCGCAAACGCTGGCGGACGAACTGGCTGGTTAA
- the hisD gene encoding histidinol dehydrogenase, translating into MLKLSSSQPDFAARLKALLAFETAQDPAVDAAVAAICADVHHRGDAALVEYTNRFDRMQAASMADLTLSREQLEAAWQRLPGDVRDALSAAAERVRRYHEKQLAHSWSYEDEDGTLLGQQVTPLDRVGIYVPGGKAAYPSSVLMNALPAKVAGVGEIIMVVPTPGGERNDLVLAAAYIAGVDKVFTVGGAQAVAALAYGTATVPQVDKITGPGNAYVAAAKRRVFGVVGIDMVAGPSEILVICDGATDPDWVAMDLFSQAEHDEIAQAILLCPSADYIAQVEASIAKLMPAMPRRAIIEQSLANRGALIQVADLAEACEISNYIAPEHLELSVADPDALLPQLRHAGAIFMGRFTSESLGDYCAGPNHVLPTSRTARFASPLGVYDFQKRSSLIRVSHAGAQKLGRIASLLAHGEGLTAHARAAELRLDD; encoded by the coding sequence ATGTTGAAACTGTCCTCCTCCCAGCCCGACTTCGCCGCGCGCCTGAAAGCGCTGCTGGCTTTTGAAACCGCGCAGGACCCCGCAGTCGACGCCGCCGTGGCGGCCATCTGCGCCGATGTCCATCATCGCGGCGACGCGGCGCTGGTGGAGTACACCAACCGTTTCGACCGCATGCAGGCGGCCTCCATGGCCGACCTGACGCTGTCGCGCGAGCAGCTGGAAGCGGCCTGGCAGCGCCTGCCGGGCGATGTGCGCGACGCGTTGTCCGCCGCCGCCGAGCGCGTGCGCCGCTACCATGAAAAGCAGCTGGCGCACAGCTGGAGCTATGAAGACGAAGACGGCACCCTGCTGGGCCAGCAAGTGACGCCGCTGGATCGCGTCGGCATCTACGTGCCGGGCGGCAAGGCGGCCTATCCGAGCTCGGTGCTGATGAACGCGCTGCCGGCCAAGGTGGCAGGCGTCGGCGAAATCATCATGGTGGTGCCGACGCCGGGCGGCGAACGCAATGATCTGGTATTGGCCGCGGCTTATATCGCCGGCGTCGACAAGGTGTTCACCGTCGGCGGCGCCCAGGCGGTGGCCGCGCTGGCCTACGGCACCGCAACCGTGCCGCAGGTGGACAAGATCACCGGTCCGGGCAATGCCTACGTCGCCGCCGCCAAGCGCCGCGTGTTCGGCGTGGTGGGCATAGACATGGTGGCCGGTCCGTCCGAGATCCTAGTGATCTGCGACGGCGCAACCGATCCAGACTGGGTGGCGATGGACTTGTTCAGCCAGGCCGAGCACGACGAGATCGCCCAGGCCATCCTGCTGTGCCCGTCGGCGGACTACATCGCGCAAGTGGAAGCCAGCATCGCCAAACTGATGCCGGCCATGCCGCGCCGCGCCATCATCGAGCAGAGCCTCGCCAATCGCGGCGCGCTGATCCAGGTGGCCGATCTGGCCGAGGCCTGTGAGATCAGCAACTACATCGCGCCCGAGCACTTGGAGCTGTCGGTGGCGGATCCGGACGCGCTGCTGCCGCAGCTGCGCCACGCCGGCGCCATCTTCATGGGCCGCTTCACTTCGGAAAGCCTGGGCGACTACTGCGCCGGCCCTAATCACGTGCTGCCCACCAGCCGCACCGCCCGTTTCGCCAGTCCGCTGGGCGTGTATGACTTCCAGAAGCGCAGCAGCCTGATCCGCGTATCGCATGCCGGCGCGCAGAAGCTGGGCCGCATCGCCAGCCTGCTGGCGCATGGCGAGGGCCTGACCGCCCACGCCCGCGCCGCCGAACTGCGGCTGGATGACTGA
- a CDS encoding ABC transporter substrate-binding protein, with the protein MAEAKRVFVVSSYHPEYQWERDYLRALSARLSSRCQLAFYNLDSKRLPADQVEKRAQTALERVRAFHPDLVIVGDDAALKMVGTALAPSGLPVIFLGINNNPRNYFPGGMPGNVSGVLERPLLLRNLFELGHAVPGTRRALALFDTDLTSAVIRDETFLGHDSIRVGDIDVDMAMLGSFADWKKQVLAAPGHYQVIWVGLYFTLRDDKGRVVDGEDVVRWTAQNAKLPLFAFWDFAVGRDKAAGGLVLTGREQGEEAAKMAEAVLFKGQALAGIFPLVPSQGQFLFSRSALQRYRVRLPARIENKASWLE; encoded by the coding sequence ATGGCAGAGGCGAAGCGAGTCTTTGTCGTCAGCAGTTATCATCCGGAATACCAATGGGAGCGGGATTACTTGCGGGCCTTGTCCGCGCGGCTGTCTTCCCGCTGTCAGTTGGCTTTTTACAATCTGGACAGCAAACGGTTGCCGGCCGATCAAGTCGAGAAACGGGCGCAAACCGCTTTAGAGCGAGTGCGCGCTTTTCATCCTGACCTTGTCATCGTCGGCGACGATGCCGCGTTGAAAATGGTGGGGACGGCGCTGGCGCCCTCCGGCCTGCCGGTGATTTTTCTCGGCATCAACAATAATCCGCGCAATTATTTTCCCGGCGGCATGCCGGGCAATGTCAGCGGCGTATTGGAGCGGCCCTTGCTGCTGCGCAATCTGTTTGAACTGGGGCATGCCGTGCCCGGCACGCGCCGGGCCTTGGCTTTGTTCGATACCGATTTAACTTCGGCGGTGATCCGCGACGAAACCTTTCTTGGCCATGACAGCATCCGGGTAGGCGATATCGACGTGGATATGGCGATGCTGGGCAGTTTCGCCGATTGGAAAAAACAGGTGCTGGCTGCGCCTGGCCATTATCAGGTGATCTGGGTCGGTTTGTATTTTACCCTGCGAGACGATAAGGGAAGGGTGGTCGATGGCGAAGATGTGGTGCGCTGGACTGCGCAAAACGCCAAGCTGCCCTTATTCGCCTTTTGGGACTTCGCCGTCGGGCGGGATAAAGCCGCAGGCGGGCTGGTGCTGACCGGCCGCGAGCAGGGCGAGGAAGCAGCCAAGATGGCCGAAGCGGTGCTGTTCAAAGGCCAGGCATTGGCCGGCATATTTCCGCTGGTGCCTTCGCAAGGCCAGTTTTTGTTCAGCCGAAGCGCCTTGCAACGCTATCGCGTGCGGCTGCCCGCCCGGATAGAAAACAAGGCCAGTTGGCTTGAGTAG
- the hisF gene encoding imidazole glycerol phosphate synthase subunit HisF, which translates to MLAKRIIPCLDVTAGRVVKGVNFLGLRDAGDPVEIARRYNEQGADELTFLDITASVDQRDIILHVIEAVADQVFIPLTVGGGVRSIADIRRLLNAGADKVSINTAAVTHPEFVREASEHFGNQCIVVALDAKAVTPENDRWEIFTHGGRNRTGLDAVEWARKMQQLGAGEILLTSMDRDGTKAGFNLPLTRAVSDAVNIPVIASGGVGNLQHLVDGVKEGHADAVLAASIFHFGEYTVDQAKQAMRAAGIEVRL; encoded by the coding sequence ATGCTTGCCAAACGCATCATTCCCTGTCTGGACGTGACCGCCGGCCGCGTGGTCAAGGGCGTCAACTTCCTGGGCCTGCGCGATGCGGGCGACCCGGTGGAAATCGCCCGCCGCTACAACGAGCAGGGCGCAGACGAACTGACCTTCCTGGACATCACCGCAAGCGTTGACCAGCGCGACATCATCCTGCACGTGATCGAGGCGGTGGCGGACCAAGTCTTCATCCCGCTGACGGTGGGCGGCGGCGTGCGCAGCATCGCCGACATCCGCCGCTTGCTCAACGCCGGCGCGGACAAGGTCAGCATCAATACCGCCGCGGTGACCCATCCTGAATTCGTGCGCGAGGCGTCCGAGCATTTCGGCAACCAGTGCATCGTCGTGGCGCTGGACGCCAAGGCGGTGACGCCGGAAAACGACCGCTGGGAAATCTTCACCCACGGCGGCCGCAACCGCACCGGCCTGGATGCCGTCGAGTGGGCGCGAAAGATGCAGCAGCTGGGCGCCGGCGAGATCCTGCTCACCAGCATGGACCGCGACGGCACCAAGGCCGGCTTCAACCTGCCGCTGACACGCGCCGTGTCTGACGCGGTCAATATCCCGGTGATCGCCTCCGGCGGCGTCGGCAATCTGCAGCATCTGGTGGACGGCGTCAAAGAGGGCCACGCCGACGCGGTGCTGGCCGCCAGCATCTTCCACTTCGGCGAATACACGGTGGATCAGGCCAAGCAGGCGATGCGCGCCGCCGGCATCGAGGTGAGGCTGTGA
- the hisG gene encoding ATP phosphoribosyltransferase — protein MKLTIALSKGRIFEETMPLLAAAGIIPAEKPESSRKLIIGTNHPDVQLVIVRASDVPTYVQYGAADLGIAGRDVLIEHGGAGLYQPLDLNIAKCNMMVAVQEGYDYDAAVRQGARLKIATKYPQIAREHFAKKGVHVDIIKLYGSMELAPLVGLADAIVDLVSTGGTLRANKLVAVEHIIDISSRLVVNQAALKLKYDAIQPVLDAFSGAVPA, from the coding sequence ATGAAGCTGACTATCGCCCTGTCCAAGGGCCGCATTTTTGAAGAAACCATGCCGCTGCTGGCTGCCGCCGGCATCATCCCCGCGGAAAAACCGGAATCGTCGCGCAAGCTGATCATCGGCACCAACCATCCCGATGTGCAGCTGGTGATCGTGCGCGCCTCCGACGTGCCCACCTATGTGCAATACGGCGCGGCCGATCTGGGCATCGCCGGGCGCGATGTGCTGATCGAGCATGGCGGCGCGGGACTGTACCAGCCGCTGGACCTGAACATCGCCAAGTGCAATATGATGGTGGCGGTGCAGGAAGGCTACGATTACGACGCCGCGGTGCGCCAGGGTGCGCGTCTGAAAATCGCCACCAAATACCCGCAGATCGCCCGCGAGCACTTCGCCAAGAAGGGCGTGCACGTCGACATCATCAAGCTGTACGGCTCAATGGAACTGGCGCCGCTGGTTGGCCTGGCCGACGCCATCGTCGACCTGGTGTCCACCGGCGGCACCTTGCGGGCCAACAAGCTGGTGGCGGTGGAGCACATCATCGACATCAGCTCGCGCCTGGTGGTCAATCAGGCCGCGCTGAAGCTGAAATACGACGCGATCCAGCCGGTGCTGGACGCTTTCTCGGGCGCCGTGCCGGCCTGA
- the cyoE gene encoding heme o synthase, producing the protein MSAIALTLWRRQALAMWPLAKPKVVALIVFCAWIGMCLASSGAPDWARVLPATLGIALVAGAAAMVNCLVERGVDARMRRTAWRPSATGEVGAGSTLAVALAAGATGMALLAACCNALTAWLTLGTFVGYAVVYTLLLKPNTPQNIVIGGASGAMPPVLGWAAVNDEISALALVLFLIIYAWTPPHFWALALYRREDYAQAGLPMLPVTHGQRFTTLSIVLYSVLLAAITLLPIALNAAGWLYLAALLPLNGRLLFLAVSLHRQYSDSLARRCFVWSIWYLTWLFAALLFDHYWRIPLY; encoded by the coding sequence ATGAGCGCGATAGCCTTGACGTTGTGGCGGCGCCAGGCTTTGGCGATGTGGCCGCTGGCCAAGCCAAAAGTGGTGGCCTTGATCGTGTTCTGCGCCTGGATAGGCATGTGCCTGGCCAGCTCCGGCGCGCCGGACTGGGCCCGCGTCCTGCCGGCGACGCTGGGCATCGCCTTGGTGGCTGGCGCGGCGGCGATGGTCAACTGTTTGGTCGAGCGCGGCGTTGATGCCAGGATGAGGCGCACGGCGTGGCGGCCGTCGGCTACCGGAGAGGTCGGGGCCGGATCGACGCTGGCGGTGGCCTTGGCCGCGGGCGCGACGGGCATGGCCTTATTGGCAGCGTGCTGCAATGCGCTGACCGCCTGGCTGACGCTGGGCACCTTCGTCGGCTATGCGGTGGTGTATACCCTGCTGCTAAAACCGAACACGCCGCAAAATATCGTGATAGGCGGCGCCAGCGGCGCGATGCCGCCAGTGTTGGGATGGGCGGCGGTCAACGATGAGATCAGCGCGCTGGCGCTGGTGTTGTTCCTGATCATTTACGCGTGGACGCCGCCGCATTTCTGGGCCCTGGCCTTGTATCGGCGCGAAGACTACGCGCAGGCGGGATTGCCGATGTTGCCGGTGACCCATGGCCAGCGTTTCACCACCTTGTCCATCGTGTTGTACAGCGTGTTGCTGGCGGCGATCACCTTATTGCCTATTGCCTTGAATGCCGCGGGCTGGCTTTATCTTGCCGCCTTGCTGCCTTTGAACGGCAGATTGCTGTTTCTTGCTGTCAGCCTGCATCGCCAGTATTCTGACTCCCTGGCGCGTCGCTGCTTTGTCTGGTCGATCTGGTATCTGACTTGGCTGTTCGCGGCGTTATTGTTTGACCATTACTGGCGGATACCTCTTTACTGA